The proteins below come from a single Chitinophaga pinensis DSM 2588 genomic window:
- a CDS encoding glycosyltransferase, which yields MLNSLRQRSVRLEWISSAPAAGKKSALLIPVYNESSHCEMMDRLSYFNNVAAALKEDVDVIIIDDGSTDDSLEKMKTFLAGHPGGLYVASITPNANKVGALFLTILSISHEFIILSDFDTDIVGIKDMEDISVSLREDDSLMGCYFRMLPYEGAGRIFRFQQLEYSLIRTLYKFHHKEQSVPVMPGAGSCYKREVLIAIYQEHSGFRSGEDREATLIGMKLGYKTIYKESILTLTRPPLSFRSLIKQRVRWNLGYLETFAKERKYYFSQISKFTRVGVRTLLDIVITLFLLSVLPLIVMTSLISFQFFLISAIGIYLITIAWCINLLFLGPEEVSGLERGKLFSILTFPFVKMSVEYLAWMGAVREFSRKQTASRIARNARKLESGNTIYPN from the coding sequence ATGTTAAACTCATTAAGACAGCGTTCGGTAAGGTTAGAATGGATCAGCTCCGCCCCGGCTGCCGGCAAAAAAAGTGCGCTCCTGATCCCGGTTTATAATGAAAGCTCCCATTGTGAGATGATGGATCGCTTATCATACTTCAACAATGTTGCGGCCGCGTTAAAGGAAGACGTAGATGTGATTATAATAGATGATGGTTCTACGGACGACAGCCTGGAAAAGATGAAGACTTTTCTCGCCGGTCATCCGGGTGGATTATATGTAGCATCTATTACCCCTAATGCGAATAAAGTGGGTGCTCTTTTTCTGACAATCTTGTCCATCAGCCATGAATTCATCATTCTTTCGGACTTTGATACCGATATCGTCGGCATCAAGGATATGGAAGATATTTCAGTCTCACTGCGGGAAGATGACTCGCTGATGGGCTGTTATTTCAGGATGCTGCCCTACGAGGGCGCCGGCAGAATATTCAGATTTCAGCAGCTGGAATATTCACTGATACGGACATTGTATAAATTCCATCACAAAGAACAAAGCGTTCCTGTCATGCCGGGTGCCGGTTCCTGTTATAAAAGGGAGGTTCTTATTGCGATCTATCAGGAACATAGTGGTTTCAGAAGCGGCGAAGACCGCGAGGCCACGCTGATAGGCATGAAGCTGGGTTACAAAACGATCTACAAAGAAAGTATACTCACACTTACCAGACCTCCCTTGTCATTCAGGTCACTGATTAAGCAACGCGTCAGGTGGAACCTGGGTTATCTTGAAACTTTTGCGAAAGAACGTAAGTATTATTTCAGTCAGATATCCAAGTTTACAAGAGTGGGTGTCAGGACTTTACTGGATATTGTCATTACATTATTCCTGTTGTCTGTCTTACCCCTGATAGTCATGACAAGTCTCATTAGTTTCCAGTTTTTCCTGATTTCGGCAATCGGTATCTATCTGATCACCATCGCCTGGTGTATTAACCTGCTGTTTCTCGGTCCGGAAGAAGTATCCGGGCTGGAAAGGGGAAAGTTATTTTCCATACTGACATTCCCTTTTGTGAAAATGTCAGTGGAATATCTGGCGTGGATGGGTGCTGTAAGAGAATTTTCCAGAAAACAGACTGCCAGCCGCATCGCACGCAATGCCCGTAAACTGGAGTCAGGTAATACCATATACCCTAACTAA
- a CDS encoding phytanoyl-CoA dioxygenase family protein, with the protein MRIEQAQIDQYAQDGFLLLENVFTGSETNLMLEEMFSVILNDCPNRILEKNGMVRSFFAPENFSSMFKDVLSLRRLVEPSEQLIGGPVYVHQTKLNTKSAMVGDWWEWHQDYTFWKRDDGMPAPDVLTAMIFLNDVTEFNAPLLVIPGSHDAGTIEVDEEVDIAGDTDKWFREYRKSTSYMSALTTDLKYTLEKKTILKWAVNKGITSVKGRAGSVLFFHGNIFHASANNLSPWDRHTFLITYNSMNNTLPDMASPRPSFIASRSFIPVAATEDDIILNKYASK; encoded by the coding sequence ATGAGAATCGAACAAGCACAAATTGATCAATACGCACAGGACGGTTTCCTTTTGCTGGAGAATGTTTTTACAGGGAGCGAAACAAATCTGATGCTGGAAGAAATGTTCAGTGTCATCCTGAACGATTGCCCTAACAGAATACTGGAAAAGAATGGAATGGTCCGGTCCTTCTTTGCTCCTGAAAACTTTAGTTCCATGTTTAAAGATGTGTTATCGCTCAGGCGACTGGTGGAACCTTCCGAACAGCTGATCGGCGGACCGGTATATGTACATCAGACAAAATTAAATACGAAGTCTGCGATGGTAGGCGATTGGTGGGAATGGCACCAGGATTACACATTCTGGAAGCGTGATGATGGTATGCCTGCACCGGATGTACTTACTGCGATGATCTTCCTGAACGATGTAACAGAATTTAATGCACCCCTGCTCGTCATCCCCGGATCACATGATGCGGGTACAATTGAAGTAGATGAAGAAGTGGACATTGCGGGCGATACAGATAAATGGTTCAGAGAATATCGTAAAAGTACCTCCTATATGTCGGCCCTGACCACAGATCTTAAATATACACTGGAAAAGAAAACAATACTCAAATGGGCGGTAAATAAGGGTATCACATCAGTAAAAGGGCGTGCAGGATCTGTATTGTTCTTCCACGGTAATATCTTCCACGCTTCCGCCAATAATCTTTCGCCCTGGGACCGGCATACTTTCCTCATTACCTATAACAGTATGAACAACACCCTGCCTGACATGGCTTCTCCCCGTCCGTCTTTTATAGCCAGCCGCTCGTTCATACCTGTCGCTGCAACAGAAGATGATATTATACTGAATAAATATGCCTCAAAATAA